Part of the Gammaproteobacteria bacterium genome, CAAGGAGACCCACCAGACCACCGGCATTATCATGGTGGTGGTGGTGATCGTGGCTGTTTTTCTGTGGGGCCTGGATTCCTTCCTGGTATGGTCGGTCAAGCTGCTGACGGGGCAGGGGAGCTGAGACGCTGATGACCATGCGTTGGTACGTGGTGCACGCCTATTCCGGGTTTGAAAACCAGGTGGTGCGGTCCTTGAAAGAACGGATCAAGCGCTTCGGTATGGAAAAACGCTTTGGCGAAGTGTTGGTGCCTACCGAAGAGGTGGTCGAAATGCGCGGTGGCCAGAAGCGCAAAAGCGACCGCAAGTTTTTCCCCGGCTATGTGCTGGTGCAGATGGAAATGGACGATGAAACCTGGCACCTGGTGAAAGACGTGCCCAAGGTGATGGGTTTTATCGGCGGGACCAGCAATCGTCCCGCCCCCATCTCCGACAAGGAAGCCGAGCGCATTTTAGACCGGGTTCGCGAAGGCGTGGAGAAGCCCAAGCCCAAGATATTGTTCGAGGTCGGGGAAGTGGTGCGGATTACGGAAGGCCCGTTTTCCGACTTTAACGGCGTGGTGGAGGAAGTGGACTACGAAAAGAGCCGCTTGCGCGTGGCGGTGCTGATATTCGGCCGCTCCACGCCTGTCGAGCTGGAATTCGGCCAAGTAGAAAAAGGCTGATACAGGTTCAAGCCCGCTGCCTCAAGCGCCGCGATTGTGTGCTTGGGGCTTTTGGCTTGAGAGCGAAAACAGCGGGGAGCCGTAAGGCGCTGGCACCCGCCGGGAGTGAGTCATGGCAAAGAAAATTCAAGCTTATATCAAGCTGCAGGTCAAGGCCGGGCAGGCCAATCCCAGCCCGCCTGTGGGGCCGGCATTGGGGCAGCACGGTGTGAACATCATGGAGTTTTGCAAGGCGTTCAATGCCCAGACGCAAAGCACCGAGCCGGGTCTGCCCCTGCCGGTGGTGATTACCGTTTACAGTGACCGCAGCTTCACTTTTGTCACCAAAACCCCACCGGCCTCGATATTGCTGAAAAAGGCCGCGGGTCTGGACAAAGGCAGCAGCACGCCCCACAGCGTGAAAGTGGGCACGGTGACCCGTGAACAGCTGGAAGACATTGCCAATGCGAAGATGCCGGATTTGACTGCGGCGGATATGGACGCCGCCGTGCGCACCATCGCCGGCAGTGCCCGCAGCATGGGTCTGAAGGTGGAGGGTGTGTGATGGCCAAACCTGGAAAACGTTTGCGTGCCATCCGGGAAAAGCTGCCCGCGGGCAAGGTTTTTGAAGTGGATGAGGCTTTGGCGCTGCTGAAACAATGTGCCACAGCGAAATTTGACGAATCCGTCGATGTGGCCGTGAATCTTGGTGTTGACCCCCGCAAGTCGGATCAGGTGGTGCGCGGCTCCACCGTGCTGCCCAACGGCACCGGGAAGACGGTGCGGGTGGCGGTGTTTGCCCAGGGCACCAATGCCGAGGCGGCCAAAGAGGCCGGTGCGGATGTGGTGGGCTTTGAGGATCTGGCAGAAGCCGTCAAAGGCGGCCAGATGGATTTCGATGTGGTCATCGCCTCGCCCGACGCCATGCGGGTGGTGGGTCAGCTGGGACAGATACTCGGCCCCCGCGGGCTGATGCCCAACCCCAAGGTGGGCACGGTGACGCCGGACGTGGCCGGTGCGGTGAAAAACGCCAAGGCGGGTCAGGTCCGCTACCGCACCGACAAGGCGGGCATCATTCACTGCCCCATCGGCAAAGCGAGCTTCGATGTGGCGGCCTTGCGGGAAAATCTCGCGGCGCTGTTGGCGAGCCTGGTCAAGGCCAAGCCCAGTGCCTCCAAAGGTCAATACATAAAGCGTGTCACGGTATCCACCACCATGGGGCCGGGCGCTCAAGTTGATCATTCGCCGCTGACCTGATTCGGTGGGGTAGAGATTCAAGGCTTTGGGCTGCCGGCTTCTGTGGGCGGCAGCCGTCAAAGACCGCAGGTGGATGCGCTTAAATCCGTGATTTGCAGCCAGGAGTCTGGTGGGCGGATGCGGGGCCTGCGCAGGCGGTGAAGCCCGAGACAGGTTTTCCTGGCGACGGTTGCCGTAGAGGTGGGACGCTGAGCGTCCTGTGCCAATGGGTGGACCCCGGTGGCGGGGTGGCCCGGTTAGATAGTTAGGAGGTGGACTCTTGTTAACGAGAGCGCAAAAAGAGGCCATCGTCGCTGAAGTCGCTGAAGTGGCCGGAACGGCCCAATCGGCGGTCGCCGCGGAGTATCGCGGGCTGACTGTGGGCGAGATGACCCGGCTGCGCGCCGAGGCGCGCAATGCGGGTGTCTACCTGCGGGTGGTCAAGAATACCCTGGCCCGGCGGGCCCTGGAGGGCACCGGCTATGCCTGCATGAGCGATGCCCTGGTGGGGCCGCTGGTGTTGGCGTTTTCGGCCGAGGAGCCCGCGGCGGCGGCCCGGCTGGTGCGCGATTTTTCCAAGGAGCATGACAAGCTCGTTGCGAAAGTCGTGGCCCTGGACGGGAAGCTGTTGGCCCCTGGCGATTTGGTGGCCCTGGCGGAGATGCCCACGCGGGATGAGGCGATCAGCCGGCTGATGGCGGTGATGAAAGCCCCCATCGAGAAGCTGGCCCGCACCATCAAAGCGCCGACCGACAAGTTCGTGCGGACGGTGGCGGCGGTCCGCGACCAGAAAAAAGCGGCCTGAAGCGCGGCGCAGTGGCCGGCTTGAGGCAATCGAACAGTAATATTATTTATGGGAGTGAATGTAATGGCTGTGGCTAAAGAAGAGATTTTGGACGCCATCTCCAATATGACCGTGTTGGAAATCGTCGATCTGATTTCCGCCATGGAAGAAAAATTTGGCGTATCCGCGGCGGCGGCGATGGCGGTGGCCGCTCCGGCGGCCGGTGGGGGGGCTGATGCACCCGCCGCCGAGGAAAAAACCGAGTTCGACGTGGTGATGAGCAGTTTCGGCAGCAACAAGGTGGCGGTTATCAAGGCCGTTCGCGCCATTACCGGCCTGGGTCTGAAAGAAGCCAAGGAAATGGTTGAAGGTGCGCCCTCCACGGTTAAAGAAGGTGCCTCCAAGGAGGAGGCCGAAGAAATCAAGAAGCAGCTCGAAGAAGCGGGTGCTTCTGTGGAACTCAAATAAGCGACAGACGGAGAGCAAAGACACTGATCGTTCGCGGCGAGGACATGCTGGGTTTCGCCGCCGTGCGTCCGCTGGCGCGCGGCGGCGCGGCCGGTCTCGCGCAGGTGTTGCGGTCAGATTTCGGGCATCGGCTGGCAGCGTCATGCTGCCGGCCTTTTCCTGTTATGTCCCGGGCAGATGGCACAGTGTCAGCAGGGACGGCCCACCGCCACGTGATGAGCCTGGGTTCCGCTACCGGTGGTCGCGGCACGCTATTTTAAATGAACCTTTCTTGAGGAAGATAGATGGCTTACTCCTTCACCGAGAAAAAATGCATTCGTAAGGACTTTGGCAAGCACCCCAGCGTGCTGGATGTGCCTTACCTGCTGGCGATCCAGGTGGATTCCTATCGTCATTTTTTACAGGAAGACACCCCCGCCGACCAGCGGCGCGAGCAAGGACTGCATGCCGCTTTTCAATCCGTGTTCCCCATAGCCAGCTATTCGGGCAGCGCGGTTTTGGAGTACGTCAGTTATCGTTTCGGCGAGCCGGCCTTTGATGTGCGGGAATGTCAACAGCGGGGCATGACCTTTGCCGCGCCGCTGCGTGTCAAGGTGCGGCTGGTGATCTACGACAAAGAGGCCGGCGCGGACACCGTCAAGGACATCAAGGAGCAGGAAGTGTACATGGGCGAGATGCCGCTCATGACCGATCACGGCACCTTCGTGATTAATGGCACTGAGCGGGTGGTGGTGTCCCAGCTGCATCGTTCGCCAGGGGTGTTCTTTGAGCATGACCGCGGCAAAACCCATTCCTCGGGCAAGCTGCTGTTTTCGGCCCGGGTGATCCCCTATCGCGGCTCGTGGCTGGATTTCGAGTTCGATCCCAACGACATGGTGTTTGTGCGCATCGACCGGCGGCGCAAACTGCCGGCTACCATGTTGTTGCGGGCCCTGGGCTATGACACCCAGCAGATTCTTGCGCTGTTCTTTGAAACCAACACCTTCCATTTCAATGACGGTGAGATCAGGCTGGACTTGATTCCCGAGCGCTTGCGCGGCGAAACCGCGGCATTCGATATCAAAACGCCCCGCGGAAAGCTGTTGGTGGAGGCCGGGCGCCGGGTCATGGCCCGGCACGTCAACGAAATGCTCAAGGCCAATATCAAAACCCTTGCGGTTCCCCGGGACTATCTTGTGGGCAAGACCCTGGCCCACGATGTGCCGGACACCGAAACCGGTGAGTTGCTGGCCGAGGCCAACGACGAGATTACCGCCGAGCTGCTGGACAAGCTGCTGGCGGCAGGCGTGAAGGAAATCCGCGTCCTGTATTCCAACGATCTGGATCGCGGCCCCTACATCTCCGAGACCCTGCGTATTGATTCCACCCGTTCCGAACTGGAGG contains:
- the nusG gene encoding transcription termination/antitermination protein NusG, which codes for MTMRWYVVHAYSGFENQVVRSLKERIKRFGMEKRFGEVLVPTEEVVEMRGGQKRKSDRKFFPGYVLVQMEMDDETWHLVKDVPKVMGFIGGTSNRPAPISDKEAERILDRVREGVEKPKPKILFEVGEVVRITEGPFSDFNGVVEEVDYEKSRLRVAVLIFGRSTPVELEFGQVEKG
- the rplK gene encoding 50S ribosomal protein L11: MAKKIQAYIKLQVKAGQANPSPPVGPALGQHGVNIMEFCKAFNAQTQSTEPGLPLPVVITVYSDRSFTFVTKTPPASILLKKAAGLDKGSSTPHSVKVGTVTREQLEDIANAKMPDLTAADMDAAVRTIAGSARSMGLKVEGV
- a CDS encoding 50S ribosomal protein L1, with translation MAKPGKRLRAIREKLPAGKVFEVDEALALLKQCATAKFDESVDVAVNLGVDPRKSDQVVRGSTVLPNGTGKTVRVAVFAQGTNAEAAKEAGADVVGFEDLAEAVKGGQMDFDVVIASPDAMRVVGQLGQILGPRGLMPNPKVGTVTPDVAGAVKNAKAGQVRYRTDKAGIIHCPIGKASFDVAALRENLAALLASLVKAKPSASKGQYIKRVTVSTTMGPGAQVDHSPLT
- a CDS encoding 50S ribosomal protein L10 encodes the protein MLTRAQKEAIVAEVAEVAGTAQSAVAAEYRGLTVGEMTRLRAEARNAGVYLRVVKNTLARRALEGTGYACMSDALVGPLVLAFSAEEPAAAARLVRDFSKEHDKLVAKVVALDGKLLAPGDLVALAEMPTRDEAISRLMAVMKAPIEKLARTIKAPTDKFVRTVAAVRDQKKAA
- a CDS encoding 50S ribosomal protein L7/L12 — translated: MAVAKEEILDAISNMTVLEIVDLISAMEEKFGVSAAAAMAVAAPAAGGGADAPAAEEKTEFDVVMSSFGSNKVAVIKAVRAITGLGLKEAKEMVEGAPSTVKEGASKEEAEEIKKQLEEAGASVELK